gttgctgaaattttggtagatgtCCGAGTCAGCTTTAATTCTCTAGTTGATTTAATATGTGAACAGATTCAATTGGATGGATAAGTAGAATTATCtgttttacttgattttggtaaaagCAAGGTCCAACTGTGGTGCCAgtaaagaaagacaatgatgtggcttggtatttatcttttgctaAAGATGCAACTAATATACATCCATTAGTTGCTCATGTaactgttgatttttttagaaggtcttcttcttcttagagAACTACTTGTAACTACCATGCTTAGTTCAATTAGAGATGTattgcaaaagtggtttgatgaaagaagtaaagctacttttacaatgaagAGTTGTTTGACTTCTTGGGCTGAGAACGTGttgcatttagaataacatgaaaagtcaagaattttattggtaaggtttttttttttttaatgtttgtatctCAGGTAGATATAAATAGACTGCTTTTTTTGTCCATTCGatagagaaatataacaatttattttgttattttaaaaaatgttcattttctGTGTGTGATGTTTATGTACGTTAGTAAGAgcataaaaaaatcatgtaaTAGAATGATGACACGCCCCATATTGTTGAAAGtgaaaaagggagaaaaaatgGCATTTTTATCGATTTAAAGtttattccaatttttttaaaattttgactaTATTTGATTAGTTAATTTAGTTGCGGTTatcataaacatatttaatatagGTTTAGACATCGAGTCCTTATtaactttatgtttttttatatttattagtatGCACTGGGGGTGTACAAATAACCCGGATTACCCAACTCATATTATAAGGGTCGAGTtgggttaggttaaaatatgggttgggttggattaaaaaattgattttttcgggttggagggttgaaaaattcggttcaacccaacccaactcgaattaatgtaatatataaataaataaatatattgttttaattaaaaaaacaaattaaatgtatataaatgaagttattgtatgaaagtttaaaatttaaatgtaacaattttaaacttttataatcattataaattagaaattagaaaacgggaaaagaaaaattaaaaaaataattatatatacaacccgacaacccaactcaacccaacccatattttacaggttgggttgggttgggttagaaactaaatttgggTTATTCGGGTTGCCAACCCAAATAACCCGAAAATATGGattgggttgagaatgtcacctaacccaacccaacccgattTCACCCCTATTATGCacgttttattaaaaatttaaaataattttttatatatatatgtttataatctactttttttttatagagtGGTTTAGAGTTTAAGAGAAATTGTGTTAATAGAAGAAAAGTTTGTTGGAAGTAATAACCATACGTTGttaattatcctttttttaaaagacaacTCGTTATTacgaaacaataaaaagaaatcttatattcactttttcatatttacttaATGCTTCAACGTGGAGACTTCAAacattatcatatttttatatcattgTCTATTATTGCAAGCTTGAGATAatgatgttttttaattagCATAATCGACTTTTATACGGTGAATAGATTTTATAGAATGAAAAGTGGCTTagatgtaaaaagaaaaatatgattggTGTGAAATGTCTCAGCCAGTAGATGATTTtgtaacaataaaaaaaaattaatgaaaattattttaaaaaacaatgaatgAAAATCTAGGAAGCTAAGagaattttggaatttaaaataataaagtgtaattaatatatttagcttttaattattaattaacttaacaATTTTTGTgactttataaatttattttgagtttttatttaatacatttttaaaattgacaattttactattgatattatacttaaaattaccattttaaaatctaagaAGCTAAAAGgtttttttgaattaaaaaaaataaagtgtaaTTAATATCCAATTAatgtatttagattttaatggttaattatCTTAAGCACTTAGAGATCACTTTACAAATTTCTTatgaattttcatttaacaaaattatcgtTAATGCTATACGTAGAAGTACTTAAATGAAATGGACAATTCAGGGAGAGAAATTTTATCCCCATAGgtccttttatatatagtatagattacacatatataaacaaaatcaatatcaatttttacaatatatagtatagattacacatatataaacaaaatcaatatcaatttttacaGGTGATAAAACTATCTTCCAACCCCCTCTAAATCCAGGTTTAAGCCCCGCTTTAAAAAGCTTGTAAACTTATAAAAAGCCCTCGTTGTGTGGGCATAAACAATAAATGGCTATTATTAAATCACAAATgcaactaaaaaataaaataagatcaaaattcaattgttttttaaattaatacaaatttggattttaaaaaattaatattcgTAGCTTCTATTTCTTGAAAATCTTCCCACGTCTCCAGCTCAAACCACCACTAGAAAACCTAATACCTTGTGGATTTAGAATCAAATTGGGAAACTTGTTGAACGAAGGAGTCAtgggagagaaagagatgaaataaaGAGGAATTAAGTTTGGAAGTTTAGAATTATGGAGAGAAAATTTTTAGGAACAAAGTAGAAAATGCGGCCAAAATTCTCAAAATGACCCCAACTTTCTTTTCGTAAAATGAAATGTGctattttataaagaatttACCTACAATATCATAGTCAAACAACTCAAAGTCCATTTTTCTTTGGTGGATTTTGTGTCTTGcaacacctagcccactaaaaTTAGTGGAATTATCATACAAATCTTCATtgttggaagaaagaaagaacaaaggaCAACACGTTGAGCATGTCGGTTCCTAATTCAAAAAtccaaacaataataataaatcccAAATCCTTTCTAAACATCAATCTCATCTTATCGATTGAATTGTTCACTCCAGGTGAAGTTCAAACAGAACATGTTAATCAAATACACAACTTTCTTAGAATCAGATTCAATCATAGCAGATGAAAAAGAGATATATCAAAGAGAGAAACTCaattaaaacattataaattcAACCTACGATGGTCAGCtatctaaaaattaatttcactCGTGCTCGTAAACATAGCAAAGGATCTCTAGGTTGAGAGGGTATTATCGTCTTGTTGTGGAAAATAGTGCCATTAGCCGGAGAGTGGAAGCGGTAGTTTTGCAAGAAGGGAACTAAGTGGTGTCTGTTTTCCAAATTCAAACGGAGGGAAAGTGAGTGGGAAACGGAACGGAGACGACGCTAACTAGTTGATCAGAAAATCCCACTAGAAGCTTGTATTCAGTAGATCGCCACTGCTTCCCACCGATCGCCTCCACCTTCAACTTTGCAATCCACTCCCGCAACCATGGGTTCCGGTCTCTCCTTTTCCCATTCTCCTTATTTCATTACTTTCTTTTGTGTCACTTCTTTGATTCTACCACTGGTTAGGGTTTTAGCAACTTTTTCGACTTCCTGCTGATCGACGCGTTTGCATTGCTTTGCCAAGATTTTCCTGTTTTAAGCTGATTAGTTTctgaatttgtaatttagatgATTGAAAATTTCTGCGTCatttttggtttgaattaTTGTCTTACGCATGGAAACCTAGCggtttctttcatttttagacGGGGGAGATAACGCATATAATTGATGTATCATCATTCGACTTGCTTGCTGTTGTTACCCATTCATAGCTTATCTGTTGAACATTACCCGGGAAAGTAATGAGTTTGTTTATCAGTTTACgtattaattaatgtattgaACTGCGAGGGCAGATGCGGATATGGAAGATTATGGTTTCGAGTATTCGGACGATGAGCCTGAAGAGCAGGACGTTGATATTGAAAATCAATACTACAACTCTAAAGGTACCTGGAGTGTTGCCTCCAAGCCTTGCAATCACATTCTTTgttgttgtattttgttttcctgtTTTTAACAGCATCATTTGATCCAATTTGTTCATTAATAGGGTTGGTGGAAACGGACCCCGAAGGAGCTCTTGCAGGGTTTGCTGAGGTGGTACGCATGGAACCCGAGAAGGCAGAGTGGTAAGTGTGGTAGTGAATTCCTTGTTTCTGCTTGCTAGATACTTGGACACAAAATCTATGCAGGCTCACTATCCAATATACTTTTTGTTCACTCATTCattttggatattttggtGATAGGCTGTGTTTTATAAGTTCTTAAATTAGTGGAGTGATTATGGTagtttaactttatttttgaaacaatagGGTTAAGCAGGTTTTcccgtgagattagtcgaAGTGCGCGGACACTCACgaatatagaaaaaaacactttatttttttaaaaaacttgtaGTTTATCTTCTCGATGACTGGGTTTACAtgctttttgaaaatagaaaaacttggATTGAAGGAAACATAATTTCTATTGTTGATCATGATCCTATGTGGCCTGGGATTCTTCATAGTAGATAATATGCCCCCTTAGATTTTATCCTGACTCGATCACAGCTCATTAGTTGCTCTTTGAAATCTTTGTTTGACAACctcaatattttatattcaatgCTTCTTCTGTGGAATTACTGTTAGATAGAATTGTATCTCAGTTCTATCTTTGTTGTTATGAATTTGTTCTCATTCccttttttttggatttgcTAGGGGCTTCAAGGCTCTCAAGCAAACTGTCAAGCTTTATTATAGACTGGGGAGGTataaagaaatgatggatTCATATCGAGTGATGCTTACATACATAAAATCAGCAGTGACCCGTAATTATAGtgaaaaatgtataaacaATATCATGGATTTTGTATCTGGATCAGCAAGTCAGAGTTTTGGTCTCTTGCAAGAATTTTATCAAACCACTTTGAAAGCCCTTGAAGAGGCAAAGAATGAGGTTTGAAAATGATTCTGGTTTTACGATCTCATGTATTCTCTAACCATGATGCCTTACATTCTGTTCTCTCTTGTGGTGCAGAGGCTTTGgttcaaaactaatttaaagCTTTGCAAGATTTGGTTTGATATTGGTGAATATGGTCGCATGATTAAGGTgactttcttttcctttcctttccttttcctgATTTTTTTTGCATGTACATGGttaatcaaattcattttgaCCTCAGATTTTGAAGGAACTCCACAAGTCCTGTCAAAGAGAAGATGGTACAGATGATCAAAAGAAAGGAAGTCAACTTCTGGAAGTGTATGCCATTGAGATTCAAATGTATACTGAGactaaaaataacaaaaagctCAAGGTAATGATCTGTAgcaatccttttttttttctagagcTAGCTCTCAGCTCTGTGTTTCATTTCTTAGTAAAGAATTGCAGttcacttcttcttctacctttttttgtggggggggggggggggggagggTGGGAATTTTGTTGAGACAGTTGGTTCATCCTTGGTATAGAGATCTCACTATGGGTTGTGAAGTTAGATTCTTCAATTAAGAATAAGATGGTCATATTTGGGAGGattaaaacaatgaaataaatgagCAAAGAATGAATCCAACTTGGTTTAATCATCTTAATTACATCAAAACTATTGATAGATTTccaagaagatgaaaagaCAGAGCATCTGCACATGGCTAACCTCTCTCTCCACTGTTCTaaagttttattcaaaattgGAATAATAGTAGGCTTTAGCTGATGAGCGTAAATTTTCTTCTGAAAGATCTTAGAGTGGTAGAGCCACAACCACAAACATAATAAAAGGCATATTAAGCAGCTTGTTGCAAGCCCAAGCGAAGTGGGGGAAACGCTGACACAAGGTGTCAGCagtttcttctccttttttgtGCCAACAATTCTAGTAAGAACATAAATGGCCTGAATTTTGTCGTCTGTATTAAAATCTCCCAATGTAATGATGGAACATCCTTTGGAGGAGACATTACCTGGATGGAAAGATTCAATAATGGACTGACCTCTCAAACAAACTCTATAATAATTTCCCAAAAGACCATGATTATGCTAATAGATGGATCTGGGTTCTATTTTCTATCCCTTTGTTTGGCTGTGTGGTTTCTTGGTTCTTTATAGTATCTTTTGGAGTATGTGTTCTGTCCCTTGAAGCTGGTGTGTTCTGCTATCAAATCCATCCCTTTGCCAGTTTTGTTAGACATGAGTCTATAAAGCAGCAGCCCAACAAGAGGTGCCTCCCAGAATTTAAACTAGCTATACAAGAAAAGACCCCagcccaaaagaaaaatgcatgaaggaaaattacaaaattctttGAGAGTTATAGGTTACCTATTGTAGTTTTTACttcctatatattttttcctctgTTTATCTTTGTTTGTCATCTTTCTCTGTCCCTATCTTTGCTGGTTAGTTGAACTCCCTAAAATGCTCTTCTTTTGCAGTATGTAATTGCTTTATTTTGATCTCAAATACTTTCCCCTTGCATTTGCTGGTTATTATGGTGCAGCAATTATACCAGAAAGCTCTTGCCATCAAGTCAGCAATACCCCATCCACGAATTATGGGAATAATTAGGGAGTGTGGAGGAAAGATGCACATGGCAGAACGTCAATGGCCAGAAGCAGCGACTGATTTCTTTGAGGCTTTTAAGAATTATGATGAAGCTGGGAACCAGAGGCGTATCCAGTGCCTGAAGTATGctctctttccattttctcaTTGTTCTTACTCATTATTAAGGCCAGGATTCAGAGTTATACCAAAACTGAATTTAGTGGAATTTGTAGATTGGACTCTGGCACCAAATACACAAATACTAGGTTCATAAATAACCAATGGTTTTTAACCAACTCATTGCAACACTTACAACTAAGCACTCTAGAAAACTCATGATCAATACGAGCTCACATTCAATACAGTTTACAGCTTGCAATTTACTTTTTCTGGAAGGAAACCAAATCTTTCGTTGATGTGACGAAAACTTCATGGATGTAGTAGCAACTTACAGCTACCAAAAAATTTAACTCCCCATTTATAATATTCAGCAAGGCAGTACTTTTAGTTCCGGAGTTCACCACCTATGGGTATCATTAGAAGTTAAAGGGATCCTACTAGTCATGCTTAGgttgttaaatttatgttgCATTTAAGCAAACTAGCACATAGAATTGTGAAATGCTTTCTAATTCTCAGTGTCATGCTGTGTCTCTGGCATCCATTTCATACCATCTAATCATTT
This is a stretch of genomic DNA from Cucumis sativus cultivar 9930 chromosome 4, Cucumber_9930_V3, whole genome shotgun sequence. It encodes these proteins:
- the LOC116403519 gene encoding LOW QUALITY PROTEIN: COP9 signalosome complex subunit 2-like (The sequence of the model RefSeq protein was modified relative to this genomic sequence to represent the inferred CDS: inserted 1 base in 1 codon), with product MGSDADMEDYGFEYSDDEPEEQDVDIENQYYNSKGLVETDPEGALAGFAEVVRMEPEKAEWGFKALKQTVKLYYRLGRYKEMMDSYRVMLTYIKSAVTRNYSEKCINNIMDFVSGSASQSFGLLQEFYQTTLKALEEAKNERLWFKTNLKLCKIWFDIGEYGRMIKILKELHKSCQREDGTDDQKKGSQLLEVYAIEIQMYTETKNNKKLKQLYQKALAIKSAIPHPRIMGIIRECGGKMHMAERQWPEAATDFFEAFKNYDEAGNQRRIQCLKYLVLANMLMESEVNPFDGQEAKPYKNDPXILAMTNLIAAYQRNEILEFEKILKSNRKTIMDDPFIRNYIEDLLKNVRTQVLLKLIKPYTRIRIPFISKELNVPEKDVEQLLVSLILDNRIDGHIDQVNRLLERGDRSKGMKKYTAIDKWNTQLKSLFQTVSNRVY